The DNA region GAATTACCTGTTACCAAATTTCGTCCGTCGGATGAGAAACATAACCCCGTCACAGAATCACCATGACCTTTCAGAGTATTAACATCCAACGGATGATGTCGCTTGTTTTGATCCTACATTAAATATTTACAATgtcattattcaaaattacgtccaaatattaaaaaaaaaaaaaaccctaatttttatctgttgaatatttcaaaatatcaataaacgAGAATTAATAGATTACTTTATCTGAGGCGTGAGTGTGAGGTTTGGAGTGAGATTTTCTGGAGGTTGGCTTCGAAGGCTTCGAAGGCTTTTTATGATCCGGTTGGAGCTCCCGTTTGGCGATGGATTGAACCTCGGATCTTCTCTTGCCAAAGTAACTTTTGAAGAAGAGGAGAACGACCAGAGCTCCGAGTACAACCGAAAGAAGTGCAATTGACAGAACGGGATCCATTCGCGAACCGGGAGAATTGCTTTGTTAATATTGATTAGAGAAAAAAGATGATGTGGAAATGGCGGTGGTTTGTCGTCTATATTTCAATGCATAATTATCTGGGAAGAGCAGGAGGGGATCAGATCATACGCTATTTTTGTTTCCAAATTTTATCacagtaaaaaattaatttatgtgttAATCCGATTACAAATGATTaataaggaaattaattaaaattattacagaagttaattaaaataacggTATAATATTAGCCATCGTGTGGATATAGCtaatatcttaatttaatatttgttttctctaatttctacctttaaaaatcttaatttttcaaGTACTTTTActtccaaaaatatatttaaaattagttaaaacaaaatataaattaacaaaaatgatgattattaatagatgaaaattgcttattagttataataaaatattatttatctataaaaattattatttagttgaaaaatgataaattttttcctcagtaaaaaatttagggttaggataaattttttaaattttgattagtatatcataaaattttattaataaaaataattattagatgataacaaattattttttattaatttattagttgAATATAACAATTGTTTTGACCATAGAAAAGAGACTATTGTAATAGTCATCCAATGTAATAAActgaataaattaaatcatatttactgtatattataaattttagaattgaatattttttacaaaatatatattatttatataatattagcTATTATcgtttaatataaataaatttaaggtattttaattaaaatttctaattaataaaatttaaggtattttaattaaaatttctaattaatatttattaggccaaacgactatttcccacccaaggtttagcgttttctcaaaagtcccccctttcactatggaaacaccaaacacccacccatggccggttagatttaaccaaaccctaacggtggtaggggtaaaatcgttatttttgctataatattaaaaataaactaaaatagaatctaattttgcccccctaaactttaaaaactaaaattttctcccaccctaagttttaaaaaatcacagtttcaccctagggtttggttttgaaatctccggctccgttgccgacggccgcttccttccgaagcaacctctccttccggcgatctctttcctcccatttggaggtccgatcagCGCCCGGAGAccccgtgggagacgaagaacttcgtcgggaagacgaagttcttcgtcttcccacccgacgaagttcttcgtctcccacggcatCTCCGGGCGTCGAttggacctccaaatgggaggaaagagatcgccggaaggagaggttgcttcgggagggagcgatcgtcggcaacggagccggagaggtcgccggagatttcaaaaccaaaccctagggtgaaactgccattttttaaaacttaggcgggggacaaatttcagttttttaagtttaggggggaaaaaggagataaaattttcagccgttagggtttggttaaatctaaccggtcatgggtgggtgtttggtgtttccatagttaaagggaggacttttgagaaaacgctaaaccttgggtgggaaatagtcgtttggcctatttatTATTGAGAACTAGAACTCATAAAGACATAAAAACCGAGACCCCATCATAATTATGCACATTCTtaagtaataattttcttcGAAATTTACTAGCAACCAGCCCTTGGATTACCAGCACCGGAGCCCATTAAATAACAGATAAGTCAGCATTGCCATCGTTTTTAGGGCTGTATTTGATTTAGCCCAAACCCAACCagaatccaattttaaattgactcaaattgaaaataaatttgtgtgaaatttaaaaaatatttattttacatttaatttgaaatagcTCAAACTCTGATGTTCCAATTGATTTAAACGttttataataatgaatttaatCCTTAACTCAAACTCGATGCTTAAAATCCATACTTGaacaatttaaattgaatccaaCTCTCAACCGTGAATGGTAGAATTAAACATTGGCTGTgtaaatagatttatttaatttgggaaattttgattataatggTCTCAACATATACACTTGATAAAGTGAACCAAACACAACGAAATGATCTAGATACACTGTAGTATACAATAGGCTATAATTTAGGCCATGGAACATCATCCTGATAACCCCTAAATGAAAATCGGACTAAAATAAGCTTTCTATGCTCCGAGACTTGGAGAGAAGATTCCAAATGAATCATATCCATTGCAGGTTTTAGCTCCTCTACAGAATCCAGCCACATGTACTTGCCCAGGCTATGATTCTCCAGCTCCTCTAACATCGTAGTTTCAATCTGAACTTAAATCAACGCTGAACTTGACTCAACTTGAGTCAAATCTATCCCTAGAAAACGGGCCTAGCATCAAAAGACACCTTTTTGATGGGCTGACCAATTTTAAGAACAAAGATTACTTCTTTAAGAACAAGGATATTACTAATCATTAAGGGAATTCCATCCAACATGTAGATGTAGGTCTACCGATACATTGTTCAAATGATCAAGGATACAAGATGCTCAGATAAGttaacacacaaaaaaaaaaaaaaaaaagccaggAGAAGCATGCATCACAACAAATAAGAAGGCAGACATGTAAATGCTTCTATCATTTGACGAAACCAAATAGTCACCAAAATCATATAACTAGgtatcaaaagaaaaagaactacTGATGCTAGTTTGAAACCAAAGAGCAATATAATCATTAATGGCAATCATAAACCGTAGATACATACCCGTGTCTCTTCCAGACATCAATGTAAATCCACTACAATGGAAATACATCCTGCAAACTGGATTcattaaaaggaaaaaccaCGATGACAGGGAATATAAAAAacgttttaaacataatatcatgTTCCAGCATTCCACTACAGTTAAACTGGTGCTGTAATTCTGAATAGAGACTAATCCTTCCTCAGTTCCATGTATTCACGGTGAAGACCTTCTTGATTAAGGACAACAATTTCCAGCTTGTCTCCCTGTTAAACAAGAATGGCATGTTAAAGAATAGGCAAATGCTAAATATGCATAAGTATTCTTCTTCAAAGGATTTTACAGCTTAGCACCAACAGAAAGCAATCAGGCAAATTCAGAAATAGATTGTTGCACTGAagttataaaaaagaaaagaaaagaaaaagacgcATGGAAATTCTAAATGCGGGCACAAGTATAACATGTATGCTTCCAGGGAGAGAGTAAGCACAGGATAATTTATCCTGCCTCCATGAGGAAAAGGTAAATAATTACATGTTTGGGATGTTTGTATCAGTACAGTCTCCAAGTACTTACTGTTCGATCTGTATGTGTACCAAAGATAATGTGCATTTGAAGATTTTccactaaaaaatataatattccaGTCTGTTGATGGAGGAGAGATAGCACCAAGAACTACTTCTatgatgagaaaaaattataaatatatctacgAACTACACATGAAAGAACACTAATCCTATAGCCTATTTCTAAGGTTACTGAAATAAAAGTAGAAATTAAAGGAAGATAAACTTACAGTGTATATATCTCTCTCAGTTGCTGATGCAAAACAAGTTTTGACCAAATCAACTGCTTCAGATTCTGAAAGTGGAGTAACAGCATCCTGGACAGAGCAAGAACATTGAAGCATAATATGTATAGTTAAGGAACTGTAGAGTATGATATGGGCCgccaaataattatttaaaaagtataCCTGGGCAGGCAATAAAAGAGGACTGGGAGATTTTAGTTGGTTATCCAGAAATGGCATGATTAGTGTGGCACCAGAACCTTGGGAGCTATATCCAACCCTCTCATAGGAACCAACAGCATCATATGTGTAGACACAACCCTTACCTGAAGTTCGGAATTAAAAccatgtaaataaaaaaacaaagctCAAAATTGGCACTGAAAGCTATCAGCAATTCTACCTTCATTGTCAAGGCCACCCAAAACATTAAACGAATAATAAGGAAAGAAGCGTTTGTAGTAAAGGGTATTGGAGAGTAGTTGAGCCATTGCAGGGCAGCTCACTTGTTTGTTGTGTTGGTGCTGATAAATCTATTTCCACGTAAATGcccagaaaagaaaattagtaAATTAGTGGGAGTATGTCTTTTAAAGGCAATAGTAGCATGAACAAAGAAACTTCCCATATTAAACAACGCGGACACATTCTCAGATTTGAAGTTGGTATGTAAATAAGAATAatgtaagaaaaattataattgctGAAAACTAATTTTGGAACAAGTTTACATATAAGGAGTTTTCAACATAATTTacatactaataatatttagagCCTCTACTTTATGCAGAATCCTTCACAAGAACgacaacaaaaaattcaaacagaTGAACTAAAACAAATGCAAAACAGAAAAGTGAAAATCAATTACCAACCtcacacatataaatgtatgaatgggtaaaaagatatatttacaGAAAATTGCAATGACATCAATTTATCCACCAACATGAGTAATCAGCAAATGACAATGTAGTAAATAGAAATGTCCGATGAATGCCTACTATAGAATAGCATACTTCAAAAGTTCTTTCTGGAAGAAGATTTCAAGGAATTAAAAACCAGTTAGAGTCTTGCCAAGCCTCACCAAATGCCTTGCTGCCAATTGCTTTTGTAAGGCTTTCACATCAGCTTGAAAACCAGAGGAGGCCATCACACATTTGTCTGCCCTGCATGAGgttgaaaaataaacaatatacaaGCACCATTAAATAACTacaattaaaatgtttaaaccACACTATATACCCATGAGCAACACTAGCATAGTGTCAAGTAAAAAGAACCGCACTCAATTAGTGTTCTTCAACTGTTGTTTTCTCCACCTAAAAGCCTCAGATTAGAGTCAAGTTTTCTAGCTCCAAAAATCTAAATCCGATTGCTCTATGAGCCACAGTTGCAAGCTAATATGAACGCAGAGTTTCTATCCTTATGTCATCAACGCATTGAATTGTTTCAATTGTTGAAGCACAGAAATAACAATCAACATATCACATTAACCATACACTTGAATCTCAATTTATGCCACAGTTCTTTAATCAAGGATAGCAACATGTCAAAGAGTTCAAATTGCTAAAACCGCTAAGTCTTCATGATAGCAAGAGAAGTATTCCCCAGACTAAAGTTCTCTTCTATTCATCGactattttaaattcataatcaagtcaataaaacaaagcattgccaCTGGAAGAAAAAAAGGATCCCATTGTTCAGCTAAAAAAGGCAAAGATGGAGAATGAAACCCACAAAATCTGACGCATGGTAAAAGCCCAAATAATTGAAACCCGAAACTATTTgtaagcaaaaaaaaattaaactaagaaagttgtgaaaacaaattataagggaaaaaaaaaaaagaaatcttatGAAGATCTTACAGTTTACAGATTTTGGAGTAATCGCGAGTGAGGATGTTGTAACCAGTCGACATTCGAGTATCGGCTGCGATAACACAGTAATCGGCTCCGGCAATCGCAACACAAGTACTACAAATCACGCGCGTATAACGTAAATGACAATAAATTAAACTATCAATTAAAAAAGCTTTGAACCGAGAAATCAAGATAGGTGTgcagaaaagagagagaagcgGTACCCTCCATTGTTGTCGTATGGAGACCACCTGGCGTTCTGCTTCGTCATGGCCAGTGAAGATACAGAGAGAAATCAAGGGCAAGAATTTGAGCAAGGATGAACTTGGCTTGGGCTTTGCTTTTTAGTGCTTGAAGATCCCTGTCTCACACTGTCTTCGCCAACACGAAAGGAAACGGTCATCCGACGTCGTTTTATAGGGCATTAAACGAATGGGTTTTATGAGTGGGCATGCTACTCTGTCATGAACGCTTGCAAAAGGTGGCTGGAATCAACTGGTCCAACTTTTTTCCTGCAAAATAAAGGCGGGCAAACCTCCGGTCAGGCCTATCTATTTTTAGTACGGGCCTAGGCCCCGCGTACATTAACATAAGAGTAGGGATTAATTACGTAATTGTGGATACGGCTGACCCAATTTGTTTCAAGCTGGTTAGGCTGGATTCTTTTGGAATTAATTGActcgaatttaaataaaatattatgtttatttttataaataaataaatttaaatatttaaatttatttttatttaaattaaatctaaaaaaattttgattatttatatttttaaaaacatggAATTGGAGGTGTAACCTAGAGATAGtgtttaacttaagtttgatttaattatatttaaatattataattttaaaattttaatctccatcatttatatatttatatataaaatttaaaattatcataaatttgatGATATTTAACTCGACCCTAACCATGCGTTTCTAATCTCACTTAGCCAACCAACAACAATGTTGAGCGGAACATGCATACCCCTTTACACCAAATatggtatttaatatttt from Mangifera indica cultivar Alphonso chromosome 8, CATAS_Mindica_2.1, whole genome shotgun sequence includes:
- the LOC123224565 gene encoding proteasome subunit beta type-1-like → MTKQNARWSPYDNNGGTCVAIAGADYCVIAADTRMSTGYNILTRDYSKICKLADKCVMASSGFQADVKALQKQLAARHLIYQHQHNKQVSCPAMAQLLSNTLYYKRFFPYYSFNVLGGLDNEGKGCVYTYDAVGSYERVGYSSQGSGATLIMPFLDNQLKSPSPLLLPAQDAVTPLSESEAVDLVKTCFASATERDIYTGDKLEIVVLNQEGLHREYMELRKD